In Flavobacteriaceae bacterium, the following proteins share a genomic window:
- a CDS encoding phosphatase PAP2 family protein, whose amino-acid sequence MLDQLLEYDKELFLFLNNLGSETWDNLWLIITNKLTFIPLYAALLFLVYKKFGLKTLLLLVIVIAALIAFTDQITNLFKYVLVKRPRPCREEELQSIMRFVAERCGRYGFFSGHAANSMAAAVFGGLLLKPYYKKLIFVLIIWSVIVAYSRIYVGVHYPLDIICGMAFGAMAGLGFYKLQIYLRKRFLPQEN is encoded by the coding sequence ATGTTAGATCAACTTTTAGAATACGATAAAGAACTATTTTTATTTTTAAATAATTTAGGAAGTGAAACTTGGGACAACCTTTGGTTAATCATTACCAATAAACTAACATTCATACCACTTTATGCAGCATTACTTTTTTTGGTTTATAAAAAGTTTGGCTTAAAAACGTTGTTGCTTTTAGTTATTGTTATTGCAGCGTTAATAGCATTTACAGATCAAATCACCAATTTATTTAAATATGTTTTAGTAAAACGCCCAAGGCCGTGTAGGGAAGAAGAATTACAAAGTATAATGAGATTTGTTGCAGAAAGATGTGGTAGATATGGTTTCTTTTCAGGCCATGCAGCTAACTCTATGGCTGCAGCTGTTTTTGGAGGATTGTTGCTAAAGCCCTATTATAAAAAACTAATATTTGTTTTAATTATATGGAGTGTAATTGTTGCTTATAGTCGCATTTATGTTGGAGTACATTACCCTCTGGATATTATCTGCGGAATGGCTTTTGGAGCCATGGCTGGTTTAGGTTTTTATAAACTACAAATCTATTTAAGAAAACGATTTCTCCCTCAAGAGAATTAA
- a CDS encoding MATE family efflux transporter — MLGMLGHTFVSFVDNVMVGQLGSAELAAVSLGNSFVFIAMSLGIGFSTAITPLIAEADSETNFIKGKSSFKHGLFLCSVLSLILFGLILLAKPLMYLMKQPEEVVVLAIPYLDLVAFSLVPLIIFQAFKQFSDGLSMTKYPMYATILANVINVVLNYLLIFGKFGFPEMGIVGAAVGTLVSRFIMLFFLWWLLKNKEKSKVYVTHIKLFVLDNKMIKKIINLGLPSAMQMFFEVAIFTVAVWLSGTLGKNPQAANQIALNLSSMTFMVAMGLSVAAMIRVGNQKGLQQFKELRRIAISIFLLGLGLAFVFAIVFLVFHKDLPKLYVDLNDAENFLDTSEVIVIAAKLLLAAAIFQLSDSIQVTVLGALRGLQDVKIPTLITFIAYWLIGFPVSYFLGKEEAYGSFGIWLGLLMGLTSAAILLYIRFNYLTKKLILLNKK, encoded by the coding sequence ATGTTAGGAATGTTAGGACACACTTTTGTGAGTTTTGTTGATAACGTTATGGTAGGGCAATTGGGATCAGCAGAGTTGGCTGCGGTATCATTAGGGAATAGTTTTGTGTTTATTGCTATGTCTTTAGGTATTGGTTTTTCTACAGCAATAACTCCTTTAATAGCAGAGGCAGATTCAGAAACTAATTTTATAAAAGGGAAATCTTCTTTTAAGCATGGTTTGTTTTTATGCTCAGTGTTGAGTTTAATTTTGTTTGGACTAATACTTCTTGCTAAACCACTAATGTATTTAATGAAACAACCAGAAGAAGTGGTTGTACTCGCAATTCCATATTTAGATTTAGTAGCATTTTCATTAGTACCTCTAATTATATTTCAAGCGTTTAAGCAGTTTAGCGATGGCTTGTCTATGACAAAGTATCCTATGTATGCTACTATTTTAGCAAATGTGATAAATGTAGTATTAAATTATCTCTTGATTTTTGGAAAATTTGGTTTTCCAGAAATGGGGATCGTTGGAGCTGCCGTCGGAACTTTAGTATCTCGTTTTATAATGCTCTTCTTTTTATGGTGGTTGTTAAAAAATAAAGAGAAGTCAAAAGTATATGTAACACATATAAAATTATTTGTATTAGATAATAAAATGATTAAAAAAATAATCAATTTAGGACTCCCTAGCGCTATGCAAATGTTTTTTGAAGTTGCGATTTTCACAGTAGCAGTATGGCTTAGCGGGACATTAGGTAAAAATCCACAAGCAGCAAATCAAATTGCACTTAATTTATCGTCAATGACGTTTATGGTTGCTATGGGATTAAGTGTGGCTGCAATGATAAGAGTAGGAAACCAAAAAGGCTTGCAACAATTTAAAGAATTACGCCGTATAGCGATTTCAATATTTTTATTAGGACTAGGATTAGCTTTTGTTTTTGCTATTGTGTTTTTAGTATTTCATAAAGATCTTCCTAAATTGTATGTAGATTTAAATGATGCTGAAAACTTTTTAGATACTTCTGAAGTTATTGTAATTGCAGCCAAATTGTTGCTTGCTGCAGCAATATTTCAGTTAAGTGATAGTATTCAGGTCACGGTTTTAGGAGCTTTAAGAGGATTGCAAGATGTTAAAATACCAACATTAATTACATTTATAGCATACTGGTTAATTGGTTTTCCTGTGAGTTATTTTTTAGGAAAAGAAGAAGCTTATGGCAGTTTTGGTATTTGGCTAGGATTATTAATGGGATTAACATCTGCGGCAATTTTGTTGTATATTCGATTTAATTATTTGACAAAAAAATTAATTTTGCTAAATAAAAAATAA
- a CDS encoding peptide deformylase: protein MILPITAYGSPVLKKVGKNITSDYPNLNELISNMYETMYNAYGVGLAAPQIGLPIRVFLVDAAPFADDDTLSPEEQAKLKEFKQTFINAKILEESGEEWVFNEGCLSIPNVREDVFRKPNIKIEYQDENFKTHIKEFDGLLARVIQHEYDHIEGILFTDKLSNFKKRLIKGKLLNISKGKINIDYKMKFPDVKKKR from the coding sequence ATGATTTTACCAATTACAGCTTACGGTAGCCCAGTACTAAAAAAGGTTGGGAAAAATATAACATCGGATTATCCTAATTTGAATGAATTAATTTCAAATATGTATGAGACCATGTACAATGCTTATGGAGTAGGGTTAGCTGCACCGCAAATTGGATTACCAATTCGTGTTTTTTTGGTTGATGCAGCGCCTTTTGCAGATGATGATACACTTAGTCCTGAAGAGCAAGCTAAACTAAAAGAGTTTAAACAAACATTTATTAACGCTAAAATATTAGAAGAGAGTGGTGAAGAATGGGTGTTTAATGAAGGATGTTTGAGTATCCCTAATGTTCGTGAAGATGTATTTAGGAAACCAAATATCAAAATTGAATATCAAGACGAAAATTTTAAAACTCATATTAAAGAATTTGATGGCTTATTAGCTAGAGTCATTCAACACGAATATGATCATATTGAAGGTATTTTATTTACAGATAAACTATCTAATTTTAAAAAACGTCTAATAAAAGGGAAGCTTTTAAACATATCTAAAGGGAAAATTAATATAGATTATAAAATGAAATTCCCTGATGTAAAAAAGAAACGATAA
- the ruvX gene encoding Holliday junction resolvase RuvX, protein MARILAIDYGLKRTGIAVTDELQIIASGLTTVATKELLTFLNDYISKENVELFLVGEPKQMNNEVSESETLIQPFLKKLSKSFPAIPIKRVDERFTSKMAFQTMIDSGLKKKQRQNKSLVDEISAVIILQSYLYNK, encoded by the coding sequence ATGGCGCGAATTTTAGCAATAGATTATGGATTAAAACGAACAGGAATAGCAGTAACAGATGAGCTGCAAATTATCGCTTCGGGATTAACAACTGTTGCTACTAAAGAATTGTTAACCTTCTTAAACGATTATATAAGTAAGGAAAATGTTGAATTGTTTTTAGTAGGAGAACCAAAGCAAATGAATAATGAAGTTTCAGAAAGTGAAACATTAATTCAACCATTTCTAAAAAAATTATCTAAATCATTTCCAGCTATCCCCATTAAACGTGTAGATGAACGTTTTACTTCTAAAATGGCATTTCAGACTATGATAGATAGTGGACTTAAAAAAAAACAACGACAAAATAAATCTTTAGTTGATGAAATTAGTGCTGTAATAATACTTCAAAGTTATCTATATAATAAATAG
- a CDS encoding 2,3,4,5-tetrahydropyridine-2,6-dicarboxylate N-succinyltransferase produces MKDLQQIIENAWENRALLSETEVIDSIRKVISLLDTGDLRVAEPTANGWQVNEWVKKAVVLYFPIQKMETLEAGIFEYHDKIPLKRGYAEKGIRVVPNAVARHGAYISEGTILMPSYVNIGAYVDEGTMVDTWATVGSCAQIGKNVHLSGGVGIGGVLEPLQAAPVIIEDGAFIGSRCIVVEGVKVEKEAVLGANVVLTMSTKIIDVTGDTPVEMKGIVPARSVVIPGSYTKEFSAGKYNVPCALIIGKRKESTNKKTSLNDALREYDVAV; encoded by the coding sequence ATGAAAGATTTACAACAAATTATAGAAAATGCTTGGGAGAATAGAGCACTTTTATCAGAAACTGAAGTTATAGACAGTATACGTAAAGTAATCTCTTTATTAGACACTGGAGATCTAAGAGTAGCTGAACCTACTGCAAATGGTTGGCAAGTTAATGAATGGGTAAAAAAAGCAGTTGTTTTATATTTCCCTATTCAAAAAATGGAAACTTTAGAAGCTGGTATTTTTGAATATCACGATAAAATTCCTTTAAAAAGAGGTTATGCTGAAAAAGGAATTCGTGTGGTGCCTAATGCCGTTGCTAGACATGGCGCTTATATCTCAGAAGGTACTATTTTAATGCCAAGTTATGTAAATATTGGTGCTTATGTTGATGAAGGTACTATGGTCGATACTTGGGCTACTGTTGGTAGCTGTGCACAAATTGGTAAAAATGTACACTTATCTGGCGGTGTTGGTATAGGTGGCGTTTTAGAACCTTTACAAGCTGCTCCAGTAATTATAGAAGATGGTGCTTTTATTGGTAGTCGTTGTATTGTTGTTGAAGGCGTAAAAGTTGAAAAAGAAGCTGTTTTGGGTGCCAATGTTGTATTGACAATGAGCACAAAAATAATTGATGTAACTGGTGATACTCCAGTAGAAATGAAAGGGATAGTTCCTGCACGCTCTGTAGTAATACCTGGAAGTTATACAAAAGAGTTTTCAGCTGGAAAATATAATGTACCTTGTGCTTTAATTATTGGAAAACGTAAAGAAAGTACCAACAAAAAAACATCTCTTAATGATGCGTTAAGAGAATACGACGTTGCTGTATAA
- a CDS encoding lipopolysaccharide heptosyltransferase family protein: MKILIIQQKMIGDVLASSILFEVLKTELPNAELHYVVNLHTIPVLENNPFIDKLIVVTPEIEKSKLKFWKFLNLLKNEKYDTVIDVYSKMSSNLITLFSGAKTKISKQKWYTSFIYTNTFEEQRICNTNKGLAIANRLQLLKPICNTIPKSISPKIYLTPREIAAAKQFLVQSSINLSQPLFMISVLGSHLNKTYPSEYMAKLIDSIVGKTQGQILFNYIPKQEKEAKTVYDFCKDSTKKHIYFNVFGKNLRDFLAITKHCSAVIGNEGGAINMAKAINIPTFTIFSPWIIKEAWNTLEDDKIHVAVHLKDYNSELFKGRSLKELKENTFNLYQQFLPETITPKLKQYLQQF; this comes from the coding sequence TTGAAAATATTAATTATTCAACAAAAAATGATTGGTGATGTACTTGCAAGCAGTATACTGTTTGAAGTACTAAAAACAGAACTTCCTAATGCTGAATTACATTATGTAGTTAACTTACATACAATTCCTGTTTTAGAAAACAATCCTTTTATTGATAAATTAATTGTTGTTACTCCAGAAATTGAAAAGAGTAAATTAAAATTTTGGAAGTTTTTAAATCTTCTAAAAAATGAAAAGTATGATACAGTTATTGATGTTTATTCTAAAATGTCAAGTAACTTGATCACTCTCTTTTCTGGAGCCAAAACAAAAATTTCTAAACAAAAATGGTATACTTCATTTATATATACTAATACATTTGAAGAACAGAGAATTTGTAATACAAATAAAGGTTTAGCTATTGCAAATAGGTTACAATTATTAAAACCTATTTGCAATACTATTCCTAAATCAATTTCTCCAAAAATATACTTAACTCCACGAGAAATTGCAGCGGCAAAACAATTTTTAGTTCAATCAAGTATCAATTTATCTCAACCTTTGTTCATGATAAGTGTTTTAGGAAGTCATCTCAATAAAACATATCCTTCTGAATATATGGCAAAACTGATAGATAGTATAGTTGGAAAAACTCAAGGACAAATCTTGTTTAACTATATTCCTAAACAAGAAAAGGAAGCTAAAACAGTTTATGATTTTTGCAAAGACAGCACTAAAAAACACATTTATTTTAATGTTTTTGGTAAAAACCTGCGTGATTTTTTAGCGATTACAAAACATTGTAGTGCTGTAATAGGTAATGAAGGAGGCGCTATTAATATGGCAAAAGCAATTAATATTCCAACTTTTACAATATTTTCACCTTGGATTATAAAAGAAGCTTGGAACACCCTTGAAGATGACAAGATTCATGTTGCTGTTCATCTAAAAGATTATAACTCAGAATTGTTTAAAGGTAGATCATTGAAAGAACTTAAAGAAAACACTTTTAATCTTTATCAACAATTTTTGCCAGAAACTATCACCCCAAAATTAAAACAATATTTACAACAGTTTTAG
- a CDS encoding glycosyltransferase, with translation MNALNISVIVSTYNHPLWLQKVLWSYENQSYRDFEVVIADDGSDDVTKTLIEKMKNIVSYPIQHVWHKDNGFQKTIILNKAITASKGKYLVFTDGDCIARNDFLEVHNTNKEKGRFLSGGYFKLSMNISKLISEEEIKSQQCFDIRWLKKNGLKSSFKNNKITTSGLKEKLLNKFTPTKATWNGHNSSGWKKDILNVNGFDERMQYGGEDREIGERLFNNKIKAKQIRYSAICLHLDHKRGYVKKEMIQKNLEIRAVTKREKVIRTPFGIIKE, from the coding sequence ATGAACGCACTAAATATATCAGTAATTGTTAGTACTTATAATCATCCATTATGGTTGCAAAAAGTATTATGGAGTTATGAAAATCAAAGCTATAGAGATTTTGAAGTTGTTATTGCCGATGATGGCTCTGATGATGTTACGAAAACTCTTATTGAGAAAATGAAAAATATAGTGAGTTATCCAATACAACATGTATGGCATAAGGATAATGGCTTTCAAAAAACAATTATTTTAAATAAAGCAATAACGGCAAGTAAGGGGAAATATCTTGTGTTTACAGATGGAGATTGTATTGCACGAAATGATTTTTTAGAAGTACACAATACAAATAAAGAAAAAGGTCGTTTTTTGTCTGGAGGTTATTTTAAATTGTCAATGAACATTAGTAAACTTATCTCTGAAGAAGAGATTAAATCTCAACAATGTTTTGATATAAGATGGTTAAAGAAAAATGGATTAAAATCATCTTTTAAAAATAATAAGATTACCACAAGTGGATTAAAAGAAAAATTGCTTAATAAATTTACACCAACCAAAGCAACTTGGAATGGGCATAATTCTTCTGGTTGGAAAAAGGATATTTTAAATGTCAATGGTTTTGATGAACGTATGCAATATGGTGGAGAAGACAGAGAGATAGGAGAGCGTCTGTTTAATAATAAAATTAAAGCTAAACAAATACGCTATAGTGCAATATGCTTACATTTAGATCATAAAAGAGGGTATGTAAAGAAAGAAATGATTCAGAAGAATTTAGAGATAAGAGCTGTAACTAAAAGAGAAAAAGTGATTAGAACTCCTTTTGGAATTATAAAAGAATAA
- a CDS encoding glycosyltransferase family 2 protein, whose translation MKLDHIKISALLITYNEVNHINEVIANIDFANEIIVIDSYSNDGTYEKLKKLNNVKVIQREFKNFADQRNFAIDQANNNWILFIDADERITPGLRQEILEKVNSDTESVAFRFPRQFIFQKKQIKFSGLQTDTIFRLFKKGTAKYREDRLVHELLDINGKTELLNHKMLHYSFSNYESYKSKVEHYGKLKALELFNKGVKPNAFHFYFKPFYKFVSNFIFRLGFLDGKVGYNICKLNAYGVTCRYNELKNLIKITPK comes from the coding sequence TTGAAATTAGATCATATTAAAATATCAGCTTTATTGATTACTTATAATGAAGTGAATCATATAAATGAGGTGATTGCTAATATTGATTTTGCGAATGAAATCATTGTTATAGATTCTTATAGTAATGATGGGACTTATGAAAAGCTTAAGAAATTAAACAACGTAAAAGTAATTCAACGTGAATTTAAGAATTTTGCAGATCAGCGTAACTTTGCTATAGATCAAGCAAATAACAATTGGATTCTTTTTATTGATGCAGATGAACGTATAACTCCTGGGCTTAGACAAGAAATTTTAGAGAAGGTTAATAGTGATACTGAAAGTGTGGCTTTTAGGTTTCCTAGACAATTTATATTTCAAAAAAAGCAAATTAAATTTAGTGGCCTACAAACAGATACTATTTTTAGATTATTCAAAAAAGGAACTGCAAAATATCGTGAAGATAGGCTAGTTCATGAATTACTTGATATTAATGGTAAAACTGAACTTTTGAATCATAAAATGCTTCATTATTCATTTAGCAACTATGAAAGTTACAAGAGCAAAGTAGAGCATTACGGTAAGTTAAAAGCATTAGAGTTATTTAATAAAGGTGTAAAACCTAATGCATTTCATTTTTATTTTAAACCTTTTTATAAGTTTGTATCTAATTTTATATTCAGATTGGGTTTTCTTGACGGAAAAGTAGGTTATAACATTTGCAAATTAAATGCCTATGGTGTTACTTGCAGATATAATGAACTCAAAAACTTAATTAAGATTACGCCAAAATAA
- a CDS encoding Kdo domain containing protein, producing MKNKTIHNNFRSKKNFLDDLILNYDKKGKDFGNQNRNSLKTFETNEITINIKSFKIPNIFNQVAYKFFRKSKAQRSYIYANELIKRNINTPRPIAFYEFMTPFLFKKSFYVSEHLHYDLTYRELTTDFNYPNHEKILRAFTKFTFELHEKGIHFLDHSPGNTLIKIINENYEFYLVDLNRMEFKTLDFETRIKNFSRLTTHQSMIEIMSDEYAKLAGENYNKVFNLMWKITQEFQNKFHRKRRFKNKLLFWRNLN from the coding sequence ATGAAAAATAAAACTATTCATAATAACTTTAGAAGTAAAAAAAACTTTCTTGATGATTTAATTTTAAATTATGATAAAAAAGGGAAAGATTTTGGAAATCAAAATAGAAATTCATTAAAAACTTTTGAAACTAATGAAATAACTATTAATATAAAGTCTTTTAAGATTCCAAATATATTCAATCAAGTTGCATATAAGTTTTTTCGAAAAAGTAAAGCACAACGTTCCTATATTTATGCTAATGAACTCATAAAACGTAATATTAATACACCAAGACCAATCGCGTTTTATGAGTTTATGACTCCTTTTTTATTTAAAAAGAGTTTTTACGTTAGTGAACACTTACATTATGATTTAACTTACAGAGAATTAACAACAGATTTTAACTACCCTAATCATGAAAAAATATTAAGAGCTTTCACAAAATTCACTTTTGAATTACATGAAAAAGGAATCCACTTCTTAGATCACTCACCAGGTAATACCTTAATTAAAATAATTAATGAAAATTATGAATTTTATCTAGTAGATTTAAATAGAATGGAATTTAAAACTTTAGATTTTGAAACTCGTATTAAAAATTTTTCAAGGTTAACAACTCACCAATCTATGATTGAAATTATGAGTGATGAATATGCTAAATTAGCTGGAGAAAATTATAATAAGGTTTTTAATTTAATGTGGAAAATTACTCAAGAGTTTCAAAATAAATTTCACCGTAAAAGAAGGTTTAAAAACAAATTATTATTTTGGCGTAATCTTAATTAA
- a CDS encoding glycosyltransferase, translating into MTSSLIISTYNWPEALSLMLKSIMFQKVLPDEMIIADDGSNENTRSVIEVYAKKITIPLIHIWQEDDGFRKATILNKAIAKATGDYIIQVDGDCILHPSFIKDHINFVEKNVYLFGSRVNIQESFLKELFKRRKVNFHLFSKGIKKRTRALHAPLFSMFYKKNDLFSKKYRGCNTSFYKKDFIAINGYNENFEGWGREDSELALRFHNYGLKARRLRYRAILFHIFHNEKPKDRLELNNEIELNTIKNKVTWCENGIDSYLNEK; encoded by the coding sequence ATAACATCAAGTTTAATTATTTCAACATATAATTGGCCAGAAGCATTAAGCTTAATGCTTAAGAGTATAATGTTTCAAAAAGTGTTACCTGATGAAATGATTATAGCAGATGATGGCTCAAATGAAAATACTCGTTCAGTAATTGAAGTTTATGCTAAAAAAATTACAATCCCATTAATACATATTTGGCAGGAAGATGATGGGTTTAGAAAAGCTACAATATTAAATAAAGCTATTGCCAAAGCCACCGGAGATTATATTATTCAAGTAGATGGTGATTGTATTTTACACCCTTCATTCATTAAAGATCATATAAATTTTGTTGAAAAAAATGTTTATTTATTTGGTAGTCGTGTAAATATCCAAGAATCATTTTTAAAGGAACTATTTAAAAGAAGAAAAGTGAATTTTCACTTGTTTTCCAAAGGAATAAAAAAGAGAACACGAGCATTACATGCACCTTTATTTAGTATGTTTTATAAAAAAAACGATTTATTTTCTAAAAAATATAGAGGATGTAATACTTCGTTTTATAAAAAAGATTTTATTGCTATTAATGGTTATAACGAAAATTTTGAGGGTTGGGGGAGAGAAGATTCAGAATTAGCTTTAAGATTTCATAATTATGGATTGAAAGCAAGACGATTGCGATACAGAGCTATATTATTTCATATCTTTCATAATGAAAAACCTAAAGATAGATTAGAATTAAATAATGAGATAGAACTAAACACAATTAAAAATAAAGTTACTTGGTGTGAAAATGGAATTGATTCTTATTTAAATGAAAAATAA
- a CDS encoding FkbM family methyltransferase, which yields MKLTNKILTISSSITRQLPYHRKLNKLYKHFNRLFLAIGADSLMTAKMEDGTNMLVDISTKTERISFYTGKYDPELIKIIHSLLITDSCFLDIGANIGFYTISMGNYFKSQKFSGKIIAFEPFEGNFRRLSDNLKMNKLTDVCLLNKYGLSNKSEESQITLREDFKRGSNTGNASIPTSEEMDQGFKLSPIKLKSLDDVWPNDFEKYGKIDIMKMDIEGHEDFCLEGGSETINKYRPTILMEVNKPYYKARNVELDERFFKLIPKEYAIFRESNLKWTQINSLNECSTLDNVFLIPKEKLNLKGYHIFEN from the coding sequence ATGAAATTAACTAATAAAATATTAACTATAAGTTCAAGCATAACAAGACAATTACCTTACCATAGAAAATTAAATAAGTTATATAAACATTTTAATAGGTTATTTTTAGCTATTGGAGCAGATTCTCTTATGACTGCTAAAATGGAAGATGGTACTAATATGTTGGTAGATATAAGCACAAAAACTGAGAGAATTTCTTTTTATACAGGAAAATATGATCCAGAACTTATAAAAATTATCCATTCATTACTTATAACAGATTCTTGTTTTTTAGATATAGGCGCTAATATTGGGTTTTATACCATCTCTATGGGGAATTATTTTAAATCACAAAAATTCTCAGGAAAAATTATAGCTTTTGAACCATTTGAAGGAAATTTTCGAAGATTGTCTGATAACTTAAAAATGAATAAACTAACTGATGTTTGTTTACTCAATAAATATGGACTATCTAACAAATCTGAAGAAAGTCAAATTACATTAAGGGAAGATTTTAAAAGAGGATCCAATACAGGTAATGCATCTATCCCGACTAGTGAAGAAATGGATCAAGGCTTTAAATTATCGCCAATTAAATTAAAATCATTAGATGATGTTTGGCCTAATGACTTTGAGAAATACGGTAAAATAGATATCATGAAAATGGATATTGAAGGACATGAAGATTTTTGCTTAGAAGGAGGGTCGGAGACAATTAATAAATACAGGCCTACGATATTAATGGAAGTGAATAAACCATATTATAAGGCTCGGAATGTTGAATTAGACGAGAGATTTTTTAAATTAATACCTAAGGAGTATGCTATTTTTCGAGAATCTAATTTAAAATGGACTCAAATTAATTCGCTTAATGAATGTAGTACTTTAGATAATGTGTTTTTAATTCCAAAAGAAAAATTAAATTTAAAAGGTTATCATATATTTGAAAATTGA
- a CDS encoding threonylcarbamoyl-AMP synthase, which yields MKNELKEALTTLKSKNLILYPTDTVWGIGCDATNSKAVQKIYQLKQRDESKSLVILVDSIKMLNQYINIIPKKVTKILSEAKKPTTIVYGKTEGLAKNVIAKDNTVAIRIVQDKFCEELIKQFGKPIVSTSANISGESTPKSFKEISPKILKGVDYIVNLHHEKININPSCIIKLNDDGSIKIIRE from the coding sequence ATGAAAAATGAGCTTAAAGAAGCCTTAACAACTTTAAAAAGTAAAAATTTAATCCTTTACCCTACAGATACAGTTTGGGGTATTGGTTGTGATGCCACAAATTCTAAAGCAGTTCAAAAAATATATCAGTTAAAACAACGAGATGAAAGTAAAAGCCTTGTGATTTTAGTGGATAGTATTAAAATGCTGAATCAATACATTAATATTATTCCAAAAAAAGTTACCAAAATATTAAGTGAAGCCAAAAAACCTACTACTATTGTTTATGGTAAAACAGAAGGTTTAGCAAAAAATGTAATTGCTAAAGATAACACTGTAGCAATAAGAATTGTCCAAGATAAATTTTGTGAAGAATTAATTAAACAATTTGGAAAACCAATAGTCTCTACCTCAGCAAATATTAGTGGGGAATCTACTCCAAAATCCTTTAAAGAAATAAGTCCTAAGATTTTAAAGGGTGTGGACTATATTGTAAATTTGCACCACGAAAAAATTAATATAAATCCATCTTGTATTATTAAATTAAATGATGATGGAAGCATTAAAATAATACGTGAATAA